The Christiangramia salexigens genome includes the window GTAATTATTGCCAATCTGTTTATACTGCTTGGACTGCGCAGGATCATCAGTCTAAGGTCCCATAAGTTCATAAAACAGAAGATCTTTGATGCTACTTTTTGGATCTGCATTGCCAGTCTGTATCATTTCTGGTCTGTGCTATTTCTTGTCATCGTATTTTTTGCGATCCTCACATTTGCAGCCTCACTTAAAAACTGGCTTGTTCCTTTTGTAGCTTTTTTGGCCGTGGCATCTCTTACCGTAACATTTCATTTGCTGGTTTATGAACAACTGTATTTATATGATTCATGGTATCAAACCAGTAACTTCAATTTCACGCATTATGGAGATCTCAAATTGCTTACGCCGCTAAGTATTATTCTGGGACTATTAATCTGGACCCTGTTTCATTATTTTATAAGTATTCAAAAAGCGAGTATTTCGCGCAGGCCAACCTTAAGTCTTATCCTTTTTACACTACTTGTATCTGGAGCAATAGCGGTTTTTTCACCTACAAAAAACGGGAGTGAACTTATTTTCTTTTTCGTGCCGCTAAGTATCATTGCCTCCAATTACTTTGATAATAAAAAGGATCGTGTGTTTAAAGAGATCGTTCTTGCCTTCCTGATTATTATGCCTTTTATTGTTTTGTTTGTGAACTAAAAGAGCAGGTTTATAAGCGGTTTCAATAAAAACTCCTTTTAAAAATAATATCTTTGTACTCATAACTGAAACCTTATATTTCAGGTTAATTCATAAAAATTCAGAAGTAAAAAATTATGTTTTCAGATAAAGCTAATACGATCTTTCAGGAGGTAATTAAAAAATATCATGAGAAAGACGATGTAGACCAGGAATTTACAAATCCATATGATGCAGATAAGGACCTAATAGAACATCTTTTGTACAGGAAGTGCTGGATAGATACCGTACAATGGCAT containing:
- a CDS encoding DUF6427 family protein: MLTSFFSKSKPLNLTVIILLMCGFYIATNFFSWDNGFDVPELLEKIGALLALVLSLLILNFIAKKNELTKRSAYKTLLFAVFSISFFALLKNESVIIANLFILLGLRRIISLRSHKFIKQKIFDATFWICIASLYHFWSVLFLVIVFFAILTFAASLKNWLVPFVAFLAVASLTVTFHLLVYEQLYLYDSWYQTSNFNFTHYGDLKLLTPLSIILGLLIWTLFHYFISIQKASISRRPTLSLILFTLLVSGAIAVFSPTKNGSELIFFFVPLSIIASNYFDNKKDRVFKEIVLAFLIIMPFIVLFVN